One region of Danio aesculapii chromosome 7, fDanAes4.1, whole genome shotgun sequence genomic DNA includes:
- the mnx1 gene encoding motor neuron and pancreas homeobox protein 1: MEKSKNFRIDALLAVDPPKVQTSPLALVTSLPTSSISSSSDSVQAVELTTNSDALRTESPSPPRISSCGLIPKPGFLNSPHSGMLGLHPQSSTGIPPQALYGHPMYTYSAAALGQHPALSYSYPHGSHHHHHPSDPLKLTASSFQLDHWLRVSTAGMMLPKMADFNGQAQSNLLGKCRRPRTAFTSQQLLELEHQFKLNKYLSRPKRFEVATSLMLTETQVKIWFQNRRMKWKRSKKAKEQAAQEAEKQKGKGNHDKMDGLEKDYQKVDSGKSNRIRDFRDSDDEEGENYMLNSSDCSSEDERTNASDISPQP, encoded by the exons ATGGAGAAATCTAAAAACTTTCGGATCGACGCGCTTCTGGCTGTCGATCCACCAAAAGTGCAGACCTCGCCGCTGGCGCTGGTCACCTCCCTGCCCACCTCGTCCATATCCTCCTCCTCCGACAGCGTCCAGGCGGTGGAGCTGACCACGAACTCCGACGCACTCCGGACAGAGTCTCCCTCGCCACCCAGGATATCGTCTTGCGGCTTGATTCCCAAACCGGGTTTTCTGAACTCTCCACATTCGGGCATGCTCGGACTACACCCTCAGAGCAGCACCGGGATTCCTCCTCAGGCTCTCTACGGTCACCCAATGTACACGTATTCAGCAGCAGCGCTCGGTCAGCACCCGGCGCTCTCGTACTCATACCCGCACGGGTCCCACCATCATCACCATCCCAGCGACCCCCTCAAACTCACAGCCAGCTCCTTTCAGCTCGACCACTGGCTGAGGGTCTCCACCGCCGGGATGATGCTGCCTAAAATGGCAGATTTCAATG GCCAGGCGCAGTCAAACTTACTCGGCAAGTGCAGAAGACCAAGAACTGCGTTCACAAGCCAACAGCTCCTTGAACTTGAGCATCAGTTTAAGCTGAATAAATATCTATCGAGACCAAAACGATTTGAAGTGGCCACGTCATTGATGCTAACAGAGACGCAG gtGAAAATCTGGTTTCAGAACAGGCGCATGAAATGGAAGCGCAGTAAAAAGGCTAAAGAACAAGCCGCACAAGAGGCCGAAAAGCAAAAGGGTAAAGGAAACCACGACAAAATGGACGGACTGGAAAAGGACTACCAGAAGGTAGATTCAGGGAAAAGTAACAGAATACGGGACTTTAGGGACAGTGACGACGAAGAAGGAGAAAACTACATGCTAAATTCATCTGATTGTTCCTCTGAGGATGAACGAACCAATGCCAGTGACATAAGTCCACAACCATGA
- the nom1 gene encoding nucleolar MIF4G domain-containing protein 1, whose protein sequence is MKAKRQRRGKGGKQANNDKFKKLKDSVSDFVKSKGGFDKNENDERVNFVKRKSRKDLRKEKRKMKKAKMKSHYMGQSMATSSEELNPNTPAVKEENTHKPALKKTTDAPQRQQKTKKGNAKTKEGEEETIHKKVHFSEDLPKQKKKSGLNESRKLALLEANVEEDREIKKLEKRLGLNKRKNKKSLPQSFTNDGLDYILGILEPGASATGLYESDEEMDIDKAKENFDELEEDSEEQMTDDEDTDDGEEEDEAQMEEEEDVEEEDTHIDEEELEGDEEEGDDTDESEENEEAEEAESEKTPESQELSSATAGKYVPPHLREAADSKRKAELEKLKRSVKGLINRLSQPNMASISSQLEELYMNTSRKDMNDTLTEILLAACVTPALMPERLLMEHILLVSVLHYSVGLEVGAHFLETVVRQFDKTYTELDDTDKECDNLVSIIAHLYNFHVVHAVLVFDILKKLVTSFSSKDIELLLLVLKTVGFALRKDDPIALKELISEAQRKAGAEGEQFQDQTRIRFMLETMMALKNNDMRKIPGYDPEPVEKLRKLQRTLIHSSAGSSDMKLRVSLDNLLEAERVGRWWIVGSSWSGAPMIDDQGNKTTTPSPKGEQYSAKMLELARKQRMNTDVRRNIFCVLMSSEDFLDAYEKLLRLGLKDQQEREIVHVLMDCCLQEKMFNRFYAVLAEKLCSHDRRFQMTFQFSLWDKFRDLANLSSRSFSNLVQLVTHLLHRKSLSLSILKAIEFGELDKPKVKFLKQILSKLLKETEPEDLLNIFGRISGIPKLGMLREGLKLFISHFLLRTVHTQEPAEQAKVLKDRAEVATKAMEARDAKIKL, encoded by the exons ATGAAGGCAAAGCGGCAGCGCAGAGGTAAAGGTGGAAAGCAAGCAAACAACGACAAATTTAAGAAACTCAAGGATTCAGTCAGTGACTTTGTGAAGAGTAAAGGAGGCTTCGATAAAAATGAAAACGACGAAAGGGTAAATTTCGTAAAGCGGAAAAGCAGAAAAGACCTGCGCAAGGAGAAACGTAAGATGAAGAAAGCCAAGATGAAGAGTCACTACATGGGTCAGTCAATGGCAACGTCCAGCGAGGAGCTTAATCCAAACACTCCTGCTGTGAaagaggaaaacacacacaaaccagcCCTGAAAAAGACTACAGATGCTCCTCAGAGACAGCAGAAAACTAAAAAAGGCAATGCTAAAACTAAAGAAGGTGAGGAAGAGACGATACATAAGAAAGTCCATTTCTCAGAAGATCTGCCAAAGCAGAAAAAGAAATCTGGTCTGAACGAGAGCAGAAAGCTGGCTCTGTTAGAGGCGAATGTTGAAGAGGACAGAGAAATAAAGAAGCTGGAGAAACGCCTTGGACTGAATAAAAGAAAGAACAAGAAGAGTCTGCCTCAGTCTTTCACCAATGATGGGTTAGATTATATTTTAGGAATTCTTGAGCCGGGAGCGTCTGCGACAGGACTGTATGAGAGCGATGAAGAAATGGACATCGACAAAGCCAAGGAGAACTTTGATGAGCTGGAAGAAGACAGCGAGGAGCAAATGACAGACGATGAAGACACAGATGATGGTGAGGAAGAGGATGAAGCACAgatggaggaagaggaggatgtGGAGGAGGAAGACACACACATAGATGAGGAGGAATTGGAAGGAGATGAAGAGGAGGGGGATGACACGGATGAATCAGAGGAAAATGAAGAAGCAGAGGAAGCTGAATCTGAAAAAACACCTGAAAGTCAGGAACTA AGTTCTGCCACAGCTGGCAAGTATGTTCCACCTCACCTGCGGGAGGCTGCAGACAGCAAACGCAAAGCTGAGCTGGAGAAACTGAAGCGCAGTGTGAAAGGTCTGATAAACAG GTTGAGTCAGCCCAACATGGCGTCCATCAGCAGTCAGTTGGAAGAGCTGTACATGAACACCAGCAGGAAGGACATGAACGATACACTCACTGAAATTCTGCTGGCTGCCTGCGTCACACCTGCTCTCATGCCAGAAAG GCTTCTGATGGAGCACATCCTACTTGTCAGCGTGCTTCACTATAGTGTTGGCCTGGAG GTTGGAGCTCATTTTTTGGAGACTGTAGTCCGTCAGTTTGATAAAACCTATACTGAGCTTGATGATACAGACAAGGAATGTGACAACTTGGTATCCATAATTGCCCACCTCTACAACTTTCACGTGGTTCATGCTGTCTTGGTGTTTGACATTCTGAAGAAACTGGTGACGTCTTTCAGCTCAAAGGATATAGAGCTGCTTCTGCTGGTGCTGAAGACTGTTGGGTTTGCGCTCCGAAAGGATGACCCAATAGCTCTTAAAGAGTTAATCTCCGAGGCTCAGCGGAAAGCTGGTGCTGAAGGAGAACAATTTCAGGACCAAACAAGG ATTCGGTTTATGTTGGAGACGATGATGGCATTGAAGAACAACGACATGAGGAAGATTCCAGGTTATGACCCTGAACCTGTAGAGAAATTAAGAAAACTTCAgaggactttg ATTCACAGCAGTGCTGGCAGCAGTGACATGAAGTTGAGAGTCTCTCTGGACAATCTTCTGGAAGCTGAGCGTGTCGGCCGCTGGTGGATTGTGGGGTCTTCCTGGAGTGGAGCACCCATGATTGATGACCAGGGGAACAAGACAACCACCCCATCCCCTAAAGGAGAGCAA TACAGTGCAAAGATGCTGGAGCTTGCTCGCAAACAAAGAATGAACACTGATGTCCGGAGGAACATTTTCTGTGTTCTCATGTCAAGTGAAGACTTTTTGGATGCCTATGAGAAACTATTAAG GTTAGGATTGAAAGACCAGCAAGAGCGGGAGATTGTTCATGTTTTGATGGACTGCTGCCTGCAGGAGAAGATGTTTAATAGATTTTATGCTGTTCTGGCTGAGAAGCTTTGCTCACATGATCGGCGGTTCCAG ATGACCTTCCAGTTTAGTCTATGGGATAAGTTCAGAGACCTGGCAAACCTTTCCAGTAGGTCCTTCAGTAACCTGGTCCAGCTGGTCACTCATCTTTTACACAGGAAGTCCCTGTCTCTTTCTATCCTTAAG GCTATTGAGTTTGGGGAGCTTGATAAGCCTAAAGTGAAATTCCTGAAGCAAATTCTGTCAAAACTCCTTAAAGAAACCGAACCAGAAGATCTTCTGAATATATTTGGCAG GATCTCTGGAATTCCCAAGCTGGGAATGCTTCGGGAAGGCTTGAAGCTGTTCATCAGTCACTTTCTGCTCCGCACCGTTCACACACAAGAACCAGCTGAGCAAGCCAAGGTACTCAAGGACAGAGCCGAGGTCGCCACTAAAGCCATGGAGGCCCGGGACGCTAAAATCAAGCTATAG